A part of Oryctolagus cuniculus chromosome 4, mOryCun1.1, whole genome shotgun sequence genomic DNA contains:
- the LOC100341365 gene encoding small ribosomal subunit protein uS10, translated as MAFKDTGKTPVEPEVAIHRIRITLTSRNVKSLEKVCADLIRGAKEKNLKVKGPVRMPTKTLRITTRKTPCGEGSKTWDRFQMRIHKRLIDLHSPSEIVKQITSISIEPGVEVEVTIADA; from the coding sequence ATGGCTTTTAAAGACACCGGAAAGACACCCGTGGAACCAGAGGTGGCCATTCACCGAATTAGGATCACCCTGACCAGTCGCAACGTCAAGTCCCTGGAGAAGGTGTGTGCTGACTTGATCAGAGGAGCAAAGGAGAAgaatctgaaagtgaaaggacctGTTCGGATGCCTACCAAGACACTGCGAATCACTACAAGAAAAACCCCTTGTGGTGAAGGTTCTAAGACATGGGACCGCTTCCAGATGCGAATCCATAAACGGCTCATTGACTTGCACAGCCCTTCTGAGATTGTGAAACAGATCACTTCCATCAGCATTGAGCCGGGAGTGGAAGTTGAAGTCACCATTGCAGATGCCTAA